The region aaacgacgatacgacgtaaaactatgcactcTCGACTATCCTTATGACAATCCTCCGCAAGCCATggctaaccatttcttgatttctcgatcaaatgggaACGTCCGTTCGATTTACGATGAAACCACGAaaacttaactttatcggagaaatcggAACAAACGTCTCAAATCGAAAGACGGCCCAAAGGATCCTAAAATTGATTCGAGggccacttacgatttcttaaaatcccaTAAATCTTGTGaaggtttatgcttggaggataaacatcagtttccgcggacaaatagaaactttccacagataatcatgaagatcggaaaaatggaatatttccatttttcggactatgacggcttaagggcaaaagaggaaagcgtaaaccgacctaggagggagtatataaggagctcaAGGCGAGAAGCATAGGGGcagaggaaaaaaaagagagagagagagagagcagatccgagatCCTAGACTTagagaacttagaacttaggtggttagactagcaaggaaggacctagaacgtctgtccgcctcttgttctattttcatcttatCCGCAAACTTCCATtactctcggaaggatctaacgattcttttacttagagttccgcacatagaaaccctaggcattattctcgacatgcccgtgtCTATGaccaacgctcatactagacgaactccgccaggcagtttgATCTCTTTTTCAATCCTtcctaactgaactacgtccgacttgatcctcgaaaggggtacgttgGCAGCTTTTCATAAAGTCCAGTCCCAAAATCGCCGACAGTTCTCGCAGTCAAAGCTTTTACAATATTTGTAATCATCGCAACGCTCTTACGCGAATTCGAAACATATATCTACTTTATGTAAAACtcattttgttatcttttcatattttctgcgTCTATTTGGTCACTTGTCTTTGGCTTcgcagaaatccgggacctctgggaaattaggatttttcctactttcctaaaatatacgaaatattgacggtgcgaattttggttcccacagtttggcgctagaaggagggtgGTCACGGATTATTCTTACTCATAGCCACAAAAGGCTTGATCAAAAAGACGTACgcatatataaaagataaactCGCAGCACTAACTGCCCCTACGGCCAACGCTTACGCAAATGCCGTAgttgttggggaaaaatatccagacataagttttctccagcttccggataggtcctcgactttCAGACCCTTGCAAGAAGATACCAGGGATCGACCCCTGCCTTGGTTCCgacccctagatcggaccgaccccttggagcaaaatagaagttttctacctaaggggaaacttccgattttccgattatggaagagttctattacttgaagccgacatctacaactataaaaggggagccgaAACCCTAGAATGAGGGATCGCCAATTCGAGACTTagaagattagagtttaggcggctagaactagggttcatacaccatcaaacgttgtagtcccgatcaataactcaataacatctctttgttCTCGATTTATAACCCTTACAAACGAatcctctagtgttccgtagcacttaaacgatcctacacaaaaataccctaacagtttggcgttagaaggaggggagtgatccaactacgtgacgatggcaTTAGAGGACTACGCTAACCAGACGGAGATGACTCCGATAGCGATCGAGCTCCTCAACAGGCATGAGTCTCTTCAGAGTCAGGTcaccgatcttcacaaagcttcgacaacacccggaggtcctgaacttctcctcgaagttcaaaccctaaaagaccaacttggagaGCACTCCAAGCAATTACAGCAAAGCGCCGAGACGCTAGACGCCATAGAggcggagaatcttgtcctccgacaagagaaccataTCCTCGGTGAAGCtagcaacaagcgaaagcggttccgGACTAAGGTATGACCCATGGCTTCACTCTACACTCCGCGAGACAGTGAAGAGGTACCTCGTCGACCCGCCTCAACCGAAGATGAACCCGAAAGCCGAGGAGCCGCGAACTATAGGACGCGAGTACAAGTAGATAGTGATTCTGATACGGAGGACGAGAAGTATTCACCCAATGATCCCGAGATCTCAGATCCAGCCCTAGCAGCCTACTTAGAAAGAGTGGTCTCCGAAAGGTTcggcaccattcaatctatggtagaaaggctcccaggggCAGCTCCTCCTATTCGAAGAAGTAATCAGGGATCTtactccgatacacctttcgtggaagagattgcttcggtAGAGATGCCGTGAAAGTTCTCTTTCCCAAGCATAAAGATGTACGAAGGTACTGGGGATCCCGATAATCACATTgctcagtacaagcaacgcatgctagcagtagcaatccctcgggatgcacgggaagctaccatgtgcaaaggATTCGGATCGACCTTGACCAGCCCCGGTCTTCAGTGGTACATCAACCTGCCCACCAAATCCATCAAATCCTTTGCAGCCCTTATCGATAAGTTCGTGGAGCAGTTCGCTAGCAGCCGTGACCTAGAGAAGAACACGGATGATCTCTATGAgatcctccagcataggaatgaGCCCCTTCGTTCTTACATAGCTCGCTTCAAACTGGCGAAGGTAGTTATTCCtgagtgcaacgctgatacggctatctcagccttCAAGAGGGGTCTACTTCCAGAGGGAGACCTttacaaggagctgatcaaatacaagtgcagAATTATGGAAGACGTGCTGTCTCGTGCTTGAGCTCAAGtaagatgggaagaagatgtcGCTAGTAGGGCTAAAGCCGGTCCGAAGTATGATCAGAAGTCATCAAAGCCTACAAGGAGTGACCGCGGCGAGCCTTCTCACTCTAAGTCCGCTAGGGAGAATAGTAACCCGAATAGGGGCAGGAATCAGCATCGACCTTTGCCTAGATCCGAAGGGATGATGGTGTCTACTTAGCCTGACATCTCCCATCTTGCGATATCCAAACCGGAGCTGATCGGTGTCTTACGACAAATGGGTCCTCAAGTCAAGTGGCCTCCTAAGAAGAAGGCCACGGAGGCTAACCGAAATCCCAAGCAATGGTGCGAGTTCCATACTGATCATGGTCATACTACGGAGGATTGCATAGCCCTAAAGATGGAATTCgccgagctcctcaagaaaggcTACCTACAAGAGTTCCTCTCGGATAAAgccaagaaccttctaaatAAAGAAGGTCCCGGTCTCCCTATCGAGGCAGCTCCCGCGTTGCCACCACAGCAAGAccgggtgatccatgtcatcaCAGGCGGATCAGAGGTAAGCGGAATTAGCAGTGCCGCAGCCAAGAAAAGTACTCGCAATGCCAGGAAcggccaagaggccgagggtcccAAGCGCCTACTCCTTGGAACAAATGAGATCAGTttcactgcaagggagcaggagaaggtcctCACCCCTCATCATGACGCTCTcgtcatttcacttaccatagcaaactgcttggtcaagcggATACTAGTAGATaatgggagctccagcaacataaTCTTCTATTCGGCCTTCGCCGACCTGGGTTTGGAACCTACAGCTCTAACCAGAAAGGCAACTCCCCTCgtaggcttcagtggagaaGTCAAACAAACCTTGGGAGAGGTCCTTCTTCCTGTGTATGCCGAAGGGGTAAACCAAGCCACGAAGTTCCTGGTCGTCGACTACCCCTCATCATACAACGTGATAttgggaaggccttggatccatgacatgggagccgtaccttcaACTTTGCACCAGCTGGTCAAGTTCCCAACCCCTTGGGGCATCAGAGCGGTCAAGGGGGATCAAGAGAATGCTAGGTCTTGCTATCAGACTACCCTTAGAGGAAAGACTcaggtcttatagcaattacagaagaagcttccggcccCACACACCGAAGAGCTGGAagtggaagaaatggatgaGGTCCCGCTCACGGAAGGGAACTCGAGTCGAAAATTAAAGATAGGCTCCGAGCTTCCGGAAAGCTTGAGAAGGAGACTGATCAATTTCTTAAGATCCAACTCCGATTGCTTTGCCTGGTCTCACGAAGACATGCATGGAATTGATCCCGATGTTATCATGCATCAGCTCAAGGTAGATCCAATGCATCCTCCTGTCAGacagaagaagagaaaattCGCTCCTGAAAGGGATgagataatcaacgaagaggtcaagaacctactaGATGCTAaattcatacgagaggtgcaatacccggaatggctagccaaTGTGGTGGtcgtcaggaagaagaatgggaagtggagagtctgtatcgatTTCACGGACCTTAATAAGTCTTGTCCTAAAGATCCTTTCCCTCtgcctcacatcgacaagctgGTCGACGCAACGGCTGGTCACGAGCTGATGAGCTTCATGGATGCGTTCTCTggatataaccagatcctaatgcaccctgacgatcaagagaagacctcattcatgacctcaaggggtatctactgttacaaggttatgcctttCGGATTGAAGAGCGCCGGCTCGACCTACCAaaggcttgtcaacatgatgttcgccgaccagatagggcagaccatggaagtctacattgatgacatgttggTGAAGTCCTTAGACGCCGAAGACCATATCTCACACcttcaacaagccttcaccactctcaggaggtacaatatgaagctaaacccttcaaagtgctcgttcggagtaagctctggaaagttcctagggtacatagtcactcacaggggcattgaagctaacccagagcaggtgagagcgatccaggtgataccttcccctcgcAACATCAAGGAGGTGCAAAGACTGACAGGACGGATGGCCGCCTTGAGCAGATTCATCTCCAGGCTATCCGACAAGTCGCACGCCTTCTTCGAAACCCtgaaggaccccaaggacttccaatggaacgagaaatgtgagcaagccctgtccgatctcaaggcctatctcactactccacctctcctctcaaaacctTTGGAAGGTGAGGTCCTGCTGCTCTATCTGGCGGTATCGGAACACACAGTCAGTGCGGTCCTattaagggaagaaggaagaaaacagcatcctatctactacgtgagcaaaTCTTTACTAGACACAGAGACCCGCTACAGTCACCTCGAGAAGCTGGCCCTTGCTTTAGTTAATGCTGCCCG is a window of Raphanus sativus cultivar WK10039 unplaced genomic scaffold, ASM80110v3 Scaffold4787, whole genome shotgun sequence DNA encoding:
- the LOC130507559 gene encoding uncharacterized protein LOC130507559 — protein: MGPQVKWPPKKKATEANRNPKQWCEFHTDHGHTTEDCIALKMEFAELLKKGYLQEFLSDKAKNLLNKEGPGLPIEAAPALPPQQDRVIHVITGGSEVSGISSAAAKKSTRNARNGQEAEGPKRLLLGTNEISFTAREQEKVLTPHHDALVISLTIANCLVKRILVDNGSSSNIIFYSAFADLGLEPTALTRKATPLVGFSGEVKQTLGEVLLPVYAEGVNQATKFLVVDYPSSYNVILGRPWIHDMGAVPSTLHQLVKFPTPWGIRAVKGDQENARSCYQTTLRGKTQVL